A DNA window from bacterium contains the following coding sequences:
- the lepB gene encoding signal peptidase I codes for MKKNIIREYAEALITAVLLAFVIRSFIIEPYKIPSKSMVPTLLVGDHIFVNKFVYGLRIPGTEKWIAKFSEPKRGEVIVFIYPEDKSLDFIKRVVGLPGDHIRVHDGVLYINDQKIASVDLNITGVDPDDHRKLIVSDAESLQAPDVLKKVPFSRGYENYQVKIEDMMGYQHLIQRSRLMPNDTEVDLVVPENHFFVMGDNRDQSADSRVWGFVPRENLKGKALFIWLSLDDDLGGIRLKRFGKGII; via the coding sequence ATGAAAAAAAATATTATCCGCGAATATGCGGAAGCACTTATTACTGCCGTACTCTTGGCTTTTGTGATTCGCTCCTTTATTATTGAACCTTACAAAATTCCGTCTAAATCCATGGTTCCCACTTTGCTTGTAGGTGATCATATCTTCGTTAATAAATTTGTCTACGGCTTGCGCATTCCGGGTACCGAAAAGTGGATTGCCAAATTTAGTGAGCCTAAGCGTGGTGAAGTTATTGTTTTTATTTACCCCGAAGACAAAAGCCTCGATTTTATTAAACGTGTTGTAGGACTTCCAGGAGATCACATTCGTGTTCACGATGGTGTTTTATATATTAACGATCAAAAAATTGCCTCGGTAGATCTGAATATTACAGGTGTAGATCCGGACGATCATCGCAAGCTTATTGTATCCGATGCCGAATCACTGCAGGCGCCTGATGTTTTAAAGAAAGTGCCTTTTTCGCGCGGTTACGAAAACTACCAGGTTAAAATTGAGGATATGATGGGGTATCAGCATTTAATTCAAAGAAGTCGTTTAATGCCAAACGATACTGAGGTTGATTTGGTGGTGCCCGAAAATCATTTCTTTGTGATGGGAGATAATCGTGATCAAAGTGCCGATAGCCGCGTGTGGGGCTTTGTGCCGCGTGAAAATTTAAAAGGAAAAGCTCTTTTTATTTGGTTATCGCTTGATGATGACTTGGGCGGCATTCGCTTAAAGCGTTTTGGCAAAGGGATTATTTAA
- the lepA gene encoding translation elongation factor 4: MVDVSHRRNFCIIAHIDHGKSTLADRLIEKAGRLEARQMKEQMLDSMELERERGITIKASSVRLTYRAKNGEDYEFNLIDTPGHVDFQYEVSRSLAACEGALLVVDAAQGVQAQTLANVYLALDQNLEIIPILNKIDLPAADPVRISKQIEDVIGLPTDNAIHASAKSGIGIEEILEAVVQYVPPPKGKEDKPLKALVVDSWFDSYQGAVMLVRVVDGQIKVGDKIKLMHMNKDYEVLKVGAFAPQPVSFPVLATGAVGFVVAGIKEIRDTKIGDTITSVSNPATEMLPGFREIKPMVFCGIYPVESHQYEDLKDSLEKLRLNDSSFSFEPETSGALGFGFRCGFLGLLHMEIVQERLEREYNLALISTSPTVKYQVYLTDGTMEEIENPSFMPEPTAIDHMEEPYIDVHIHVPSDFVGNIIQLCEAKRGIQQKIDYITTDRVVVHYEMPFPEIMFDFYDKLKSVTKGYASVDYELTGFKASNLVKLNILVNDEPVDALSIIVHKDNSYYRGRELVKKLREIIPRQQYEVAIQAAIGSKIIARETVKALRKDVISKCYGGDITRKRKLLEKQKEGKKRMKQVGHVEIPQEAFLAVLKID, encoded by the coding sequence ATGGTAGACGTTTCACATCGCCGTAATTTTTGTATTATTGCTCATATCGATCACGGTAAATCCACTTTGGCCGATCGCCTTATTGAAAAAGCCGGACGCCTAGAAGCGCGCCAGATGAAAGAGCAGATGCTCGATTCGATGGAACTGGAACGTGAACGCGGTATTACCATTAAAGCCAGTTCGGTGCGTCTTACTTATCGTGCTAAAAACGGTGAAGATTACGAATTTAACCTGATCGATACGCCCGGACATGTGGATTTCCAATACGAAGTATCGCGCAGCTTGGCGGCCTGTGAAGGGGCGCTTCTTGTTGTAGACGCAGCCCAAGGCGTTCAGGCGCAAACTCTGGCCAATGTGTACTTGGCACTCGATCAAAATTTGGAAATTATTCCTATTCTTAATAAAATCGATTTACCCGCTGCCGATCCCGTACGTATTTCCAAACAAATAGAAGATGTTATTGGGTTACCAACCGATAATGCTATTCATGCCAGTGCTAAAAGCGGCATTGGTATTGAAGAAATTTTAGAAGCCGTTGTGCAGTATGTGCCGCCGCCAAAAGGCAAAGAAGATAAGCCTCTTAAAGCATTGGTGGTGGATAGCTGGTTTGATAGTTATCAGGGTGCCGTGATGCTGGTACGTGTGGTGGATGGGCAGATTAAAGTGGGCGATAAAATTAAGCTCATGCACATGAATAAAGATTACGAAGTGCTTAAAGTGGGGGCTTTTGCGCCGCAGCCGGTGTCGTTTCCCGTTTTGGCTACTGGTGCTGTAGGCTTTGTGGTGGCTGGTATTAAGGAAATTAGAGATACCAAAATTGGTGATACTATTACCTCCGTTTCTAATCCTGCAACGGAGATGCTACCTGGCTTTCGTGAAATTAAACCCATGGTGTTTTGTGGTATTTATCCGGTTGAATCGCATCAATACGAAGATTTAAAAGACTCACTCGAAAAATTGCGTCTTAATGACAGCTCCTTTAGCTTTGAGCCCGAAACTTCGGGGGCTTTGGGTTTTGGATTTAGATGCGGCTTTTTGGGATTGTTGCATATGGAAATTGTGCAAGAGCGTTTGGAACGTGAATATAATCTTGCGCTTATATCCACATCGCCCACGGTGAAATATCAGGTATATTTAACCGATGGTACCATGGAAGAAATTGAAAACCCGTCGTTTATGCCCGAACCTACTGCCATCGATCACATGGAAGAACCGTATATTGACGTGCATATCCATGTGCCCAGCGATTTTGTGGGTAATATCATCCAGTTGTGCGAAGCGAAACGAGGTATTCAGCAAAAAATTGATTACATCACAACAGACCGTGTGGTGGTGCATTACGAGATGCCGTTCCCGGAAATTATGTTCGATTTTTACGATAAATTAAAATCGGTAACCAAAGGTTATGCGTCGGTAGATTACGAATTAACAGGCTTTAAGGCATCCAATCTGGTTAAACTCAATATTTTAGTAAATGACGAACCGGTGGATGCACTCTCCATCATCGTTCATAAAGATAACTCGTATTACCGCGGGCGCGAGCTGGTAAAAAAATTACGTGAAATCATTCCCAGGCAGCAGTACGAGGTGGCTATTCAGGCGGCCATTGGTTCCAAAATCATCGCGCGAGAAACGGTGAAAGCATTACGTAAAGATGTTATCTCCAAATGCTACGGGGGTGATATTACGCGTAAACGCAAACTGCTCGAAAAACAAAAAGAAGGTAAAAAGCGTATGAAGCAGGTGGGGCATGTGGAGATTCCGCAAGAGGCTTTTTTGGCTGTGTTGAAAATCGATTAG
- a CDS encoding ribbon-helix-helix domain-containing protein: protein MSRKKISTTVYITEEQNELLKALNEKTKVPIAEFIRQGIDMILEKNKKELPGQLSLIDNSK, encoded by the coding sequence ATGTCGCGTAAAAAAATATCCACAACGGTTTATATTACTGAGGAGCAAAATGAGTTGCTCAAGGCCTTAAATGAAAAAACAAAAGTGCCTATTGCCGAGTTTATTAGACAGGGCATTGATATGATTTTGGAAAAAAATAAAAAAGAACTTCCCGGGCAGTTATCCTTAATTGATAATTCCAAGTAA
- a CDS encoding SPOR domain-containing protein, with protein MKDEGYFQFSLGQIMMAVVTLVVMGIVVFYVGARFGPKLLWGINIDFSRQHAILPQEIPEEELKKLIAEHKDQFKLTFYDELEREKQNLEMKDAEKPFVPLPADAIKEEAVPKEENKVLEKTTAEGPAMETPKKDEPVIPSVSKPVPAPATTPVKVAEKEIPLPKKEEVKKSEPVLVKAPPVEVKAEDIIPENKPKSYTLHVGQYTDIKKMEKMQERLEKGGYKTIQKSFQSSSGETVYVLQIGQYASQDIAEKTSQNIRKNFMVISQVVER; from the coding sequence ATGAAAGACGAAGGGTATTTTCAGTTTAGTTTAGGGCAAATCATGATGGCGGTGGTAACACTGGTTGTGATGGGTATTGTGGTGTTTTATGTAGGGGCACGTTTTGGTCCCAAACTTTTATGGGGCATCAATATAGATTTTTCTCGCCAGCACGCTATTTTACCTCAGGAAATTCCGGAAGAAGAATTAAAAAAGCTTATTGCCGAGCATAAAGATCAGTTTAAACTGACATTTTATGACGAGTTAGAAAGGGAAAAGCAAAATTTAGAAATGAAGGATGCCGAAAAGCCTTTTGTGCCATTGCCCGCCGACGCGATTAAAGAAGAGGCGGTTCCTAAAGAAGAAAACAAAGTTCTTGAAAAAACAACGGCCGAAGGACCTGCTATGGAAACGCCCAAAAAAGACGAGCCTGTAATACCCTCTGTTTCTAAACCAGTACCCGCGCCTGCAACTACGCCAGTAAAAGTGGCAGAAAAAGAAATTCCTCTTCCTAAAAAAGAAGAGGTAAAAAAGTCCGAACCTGTTTTGGTAAAAGCGCCTCCAGTTGAAGTGAAAGCAGAAGACATAATTCCGGAAAATAAGCCCAAAAGCTACACGCTGCACGTGGGGCAATATACCGACATTAAAAAAATGGAAAAAATGCAGGAGCGTTTAGAAAAAGGTGGTTACAAAACCATACAAAAAAGTTTTCAATCGTCTTCAGGCGAAACCGTGTATGTCTTGCAAATTGGACAATATGCTTCGCAGGATATAGCGGAAAAAACCAGTCAGAATATCCGTAAGAATTTCATGGTGATATCTCAAGTAGTGGAGAGATGA
- a CDS encoding insulinase family protein, producing MKKLLYVIIISILWGSPFARALDETVARLEQKPVPSFEAPDVPTYTFPNGLQLFYYPNRELPVFEAQLLINVGAIHEDPQKLGLLTLLTSSIRIGGTSSYTPNQVDEELEKIASDIDVGASRESTVFKMSCLTKDVDQTLKIFFEMLKTPRLDAERVELVRTQMLDAITHRNEEPESITDREFAQMLYGDKSEWVRIYNETTAKNISVDDMKAFIANYFTPGNMRIAVSSQLTMEEVIEKLKPFMEGFNAAGKTKPFVAPVQKTWGKKLEIIDLPVNQSNIMMGHFGEKRFNPDKYALILGNYVLGGSTFGSRLGSRIRTTLGLAYSIYSQFEFDTDYGTFAISTSTKTGSTTQLIEESKATIHDILEKNPITDAEINFARQSILNQLVFQLDDPYKIAVTDMQYDFYAYPKKYLNIYQKGILGVTSDDVARVLKQYVRPDDFEILIVGNKKEIVGLDKLGEVVSRPLDDQ from the coding sequence GTGAAAAAACTTTTGTACGTTATTATTATCTCTATCTTGTGGGGTTCTCCCTTTGCCCGTGCCTTGGATGAAACAGTAGCGCGACTGGAGCAAAAACCTGTTCCTTCCTTTGAAGCGCCTGATGTTCCTACCTACACTTTTCCCAATGGCCTTCAATTATTTTATTACCCCAATCGTGAACTTCCTGTTTTTGAGGCTCAACTTCTTATTAATGTGGGTGCTATTCACGAAGATCCTCAAAAGCTAGGTTTACTGACTTTACTCACGTCGTCTATACGCATTGGTGGTACATCCAGTTATACTCCCAATCAGGTAGATGAGGAACTTGAAAAAATTGCGAGTGATATTGATGTTGGAGCCTCACGGGAGAGTACGGTATTTAAGATGTCGTGTTTAACCAAAGATGTAGATCAGACGCTTAAAATATTTTTTGAAATGCTTAAAACACCCCGACTTGACGCCGAACGCGTAGAACTGGTGCGTACGCAAATGCTGGATGCTATCACGCATCGCAATGAAGAGCCCGAAAGTATTACCGATAGAGAGTTTGCTCAAATGCTGTATGGCGATAAAAGCGAATGGGTTCGTATTTATAATGAGACTACAGCAAAAAATATTAGCGTAGACGATATGAAGGCTTTTATAGCCAATTATTTTACGCCCGGTAATATGCGTATTGCCGTATCATCTCAATTAACAATGGAAGAGGTGATAGAAAAGCTAAAGCCATTTATGGAAGGTTTTAATGCGGCAGGTAAAACGAAACCGTTTGTGGCACCCGTTCAAAAAACATGGGGCAAAAAACTGGAGATTATCGATTTACCCGTGAACCAATCCAATATCATGATGGGGCATTTTGGTGAAAAGCGTTTTAACCCCGATAAATATGCGCTTATTTTGGGAAACTATGTGTTGGGTGGATCCACATTTGGTTCGCGTTTGGGTTCGCGTATTCGTACTACCTTGGGTTTGGCATATTCTATTTATTCGCAATTTGAATTTGATACCGACTATGGCACTTTTGCCATTTCTACCAGTACCAAAACGGGTTCTACAACTCAGCTTATTGAAGAATCAAAAGCAACCATTCACGATATTTTGGAAAAAAACCCTATAACAGATGCTGAAATTAATTTTGCTCGTCAGTCCATTTTAAACCAGCTTGTATTTCAACTAGACGATCCCTATAAAATTGCCGTTACCGATATGCAGTATGATTTTTACGCGTATCCCAAAAAATATCTTAACATTTATCAAAAAGGTATTTTAGGTGTTACCTCAGACGATGTGGCTCGTGTATTAAAGCAGTATGTGCGTCCGGACGATTTTGAGATTTTAATTGTGGGAAATAAGAAAGAGATTGTGGGTTTGGATAAGTTAGGAGAAGTTGTGAGTAGGCCCCTGGATGATCAATAG
- a CDS encoding insulinase family protein, with product MKKFLSLILLAFIVSCTSSHNNLKLPVKEIHLKNGLTALLVSRPGAPVFSAYIRIKVGNIEESKGASGLAHFFEHMAFKGTTTIGTSNYAAEEPVLKEMFSVGADLVEAKKEGRSDVSALEEKLHALEVQHQQLINQNEFVRIYQRNGGGDINATTSNDFTSYFVSLPASKLELWAYMESERLKHPVLREFFKERDVVAEERRMRYDNNPDGKLYEAFLDTAFDSSPYKINVIGYPQEIQQYTYDKAMEFRNRYYIPQRIVIGLAGSFDVKEAEQYIEKYFGDLPAAASDTILENKPQILDNSFPRTKVLEGPDTARFYMGFHRPAHPHSDDEKFDMMQGILCDGRTSRLFKVLVTEKKMASGIDCYSSLPASRLDGLFTIYASPLPGFTNNDIQKVVLDEMEKIKQEGVKPEELARVKNKMDSDMIWSLKSNMGLATLVTFYQSLSNDWKYLYKMQEKIHAITSNDLKSVAQTYFVPGRMVTVKMEQKK from the coding sequence GTGAAAAAGTTTCTTTCTCTTATTCTTTTAGCTTTTATTGTTTCCTGCACTTCTTCCCATAATAACCTCAAGCTTCCCGTTAAAGAAATTCATCTTAAAAACGGTTTAACCGCGCTGTTGGTTAGTCGGCCGGGTGCTCCTGTGTTTTCGGCTTATATCCGCATCAAGGTAGGCAATATTGAGGAATCTAAAGGGGCATCAGGCTTGGCTCATTTTTTTGAGCACATGGCTTTTAAGGGGACAACTACGATTGGTACCTCTAATTACGCCGCCGAAGAGCCTGTTTTAAAAGAAATGTTTTCTGTGGGAGCCGATCTTGTAGAGGCTAAAAAAGAGGGCAGATCCGATGTTAGTGCTCTTGAAGAAAAACTTCATGCCCTAGAAGTTCAACATCAGCAACTTATCAATCAAAACGAATTTGTACGTATTTATCAACGCAATGGTGGCGGAGATATTAATGCTACCACCTCTAACGATTTTACCAGTTATTTTGTATCGCTGCCGGCCTCTAAACTAGAATTATGGGCCTATATGGAAAGCGAGCGTCTTAAACATCCTGTACTGCGTGAATTTTTTAAGGAGAGGGATGTTGTGGCCGAAGAACGCCGTATGCGTTACGATAATAATCCCGATGGTAAATTGTATGAAGCATTTTTAGATACAGCTTTCGATTCAAGCCCCTATAAAATTAATGTGATTGGGTATCCACAAGAAATTCAACAATACACCTACGATAAGGCTATGGAGTTTCGTAACCGCTATTATATTCCGCAGCGTATTGTAATTGGTTTGGCTGGTAGTTTTGACGTAAAAGAAGCTGAACAATATATTGAAAAATACTTTGGTGATCTTCCTGCTGCAGCATCTGATACAATTTTGGAAAACAAGCCACAAATTTTAGATAATTCTTTTCCTCGTACCAAAGTTTTAGAAGGTCCGGATACAGCCCGTTTTTATATGGGTTTTCATCGTCCTGCACACCCTCATTCTGATGATGAAAAGTTTGATATGATGCAGGGAATTTTATGTGATGGCCGTACCTCGCGTTTGTTTAAAGTTTTAGTTACCGAAAAGAAAATGGCGTCCGGGATTGATTGTTACAGTTCCTTGCCGGCCTCCCGCTTAGATGGGCTTTTTACCATTTACGCGTCGCCACTTCCTGGTTTTACCAACAACGATATTCAAAAAGTGGTGTTAGATGAGATGGAAAAAATAAAACAAGAAGGAGTAAAGCCCGAAGAATTGGCCAGGGTTAAAAATAAAATGGATTCCGATATGATTTGGTCGCTGAAGTCTAATATGGGACTGGCTACCTTAGTGACGTTTTATCAAAGCTTAAGCAACGACTGGAAATATTTATATAAAATGCAGGAAAAGATACATGCTATTACCAGCAATGATTTAAAAAGTGTGGCGCAAACCTATTTTGTGCCAGGCCGCATGGTGACCGTGAAAATGGAGCAGAAAAAGTGA